ACCTCTATGCGCTGGCTGTCGCCTACCGTCGTTGGGGGCGCGGACACACCCATCTGTACACGGTGCTGTTCGGTGGTGTGCAGTCCTTCGACCCGTCGGGGGAGGTCGGTGCCAGTGACCCGATCCTTCCGCTCCTCGCGGCGATCGATCGCGCGTTGGCGGCGTCCGTCCTCGTCGGCGATGCAACGTCGATCGCCCTGTCGATCTGGGCCACCCTGCACGGACTGGTGACTCTCGAACTGGCCGGGGCCCTCGACGCCGCCACGGCCGAGACCGCATTCCGCTCGACGATTCACGCCACGTTGCGCGGGTGGGCGACCCCGGCGGTGTTCCGCAGCCTTCGCCAAGCCGAACTCGCTCACTGACAGGATCAGGGCCGGTTATCCGCGCCCTCCCGGTCCCTGCCGGGGCGAGGGTGCATGGTCGGTGAAGACCGGCATGCCAAGGTCGACCAGCTGCGGCCGGCCATCGGTTGGAGATCGCTTGAGGCTGTTGAGCTTGGCCATCGCAGCATCGAAGCTGACCTGGAGTCCCCCAACCTCGCCGAGCCAGCCGTTGGCGCGGGCCTCGGTGATGCGCTCGCGGAGGCTCTGGATGATCTCGATGAGGCGTGGCCTCTGGCGAGGATCCACCTGGAGAACGGGGCAGCGGATGCAGGCTTATCCGAACTACCCAGTTCACGGACCGACGGGGCCGCTCGCAGGCGAGTTGCTAAAAGTAGTGGGCGACAATCTCGGCGCCCCGAAGTGTCCGGGCGTGTCGCGCCGCCGACTCCTGCAGGGGGACATCACCGTCGGCGACTGCATCGAGCTGACCGCCGCACTGGAGGCCGGACCCCTCACCAACCTCAGCCGAGGTGGAAGATCTCTTCGGCGGGAGCCCACCACTGCCCCTCGGTCACGGTGTCCAGTGGTTGCTGGCACGGGTCGGTCAACGCCCACCACTCGCGAGAGACCGGGTCGGCGCCGAGCGCTCCATCCCGATCAGCCCTCCTTCCGCAGCAGCAGTCCGTCCATGCCGCCGTCCACGGCCAGGCCGTGGGTCGGCCGACTCCTTGAGCGGGCGAACGACCCGGCGGCGGAGCGCGCGGCGCTGGCGGCCAGGCAGCCGCACGGCCGCCTGGTCAGTGCCGACGAGGTCGCCTATCTGGCCTCTCCCGCGGCCGCCTCCACGACGGGCACTGGCGGCCCTCAAGCGGGCCAACATCGGCAACTACTCCATCTTCCTGCGGGACGGACTGCTGTTCAGCTACCTCGAGTACACGGGATTGCGGCTGCCGAGGACGAGCTGTCCCGGCTGGAGATCACCCGAGAGACCCCGGCCACTCTGGGCGCCAAACACATCTCTCCAACGCTGCAGTTCGAGCCGTCCCGCTCCGGAGATGCGAATCCGGACGATCTGTCCGCGCCCGTCACGCCAGGGGTCAACCTGGCGACCGGCGAGGTGCCCCCCGGAGGGCGACTGGCCCGTGCTCGCCCTGCTGGCCAGCACGGACGCGCCACTGCGAGCCAAGCAGATCTGCGCAGGCCGGGGCGCGATAGCTGCCCGGGCCGGTCACACCTCGTACGGGAGCGACGCCCACGATAGAAGAGCTGCGTTGTTCGAACTACGTTCGATACATTAGCGACAGTTCCAGCCATGCGGCTTGAACTGAGGCGCGTGTGATCGGAGGTGGACGTGTCGCCCCCCGGGAATGCGCACCTGCACGTCGCCTCCGGTTACTCGGCCCGCTACGGCGCCTCTCTCCCGCGCTGTCAACGGCCATTGAGATGCCCAGGTGAGTGGCCGCGGGGTGTCCAGGCTGGTGGCCATCAGAAACCCAGACGTGCGGCCAATGGTGTTCCCGGGGTGGGGGTCAGTTCAAGGGGACCACTCCTTTCCCGGCGAGGGCCTCGGCGAGGCGGTGCGAGTCGCCGGTGGTGGTCACGAGGTGAGCGTGGTGCATGAGGCGGTCAGTGCTCGCGCCCGCGAGAGTCTTCGGCATGATCGTGTCGAAGCCCGAAGGGTGGATATTGCTGCTCACCGCGATGGACCGGCGTTCGTAGGCCGCGTCGATGATCCGGTAGAACGCCTCGGCGGCGTCCTCCCCGACGGGCAGCAGGCCAATGTCATCGATGACGATCAAATCGGCCCGGCAGATCCGGGCGACGGTCCGTGCGGTGGACCCGTCGACCTTCGACTTGCCGATCGCGGCGCTGAGTGTCTCCAGGGTGAACCAGGACACTCGCAGGTCGCTTTCGATCGCGGCCTGGGCCAGGCCCTCGGTGAAGTGGCTCTTGCCCGTCCCCGACGGGCCAGCGATCACCAAGTTCTCGGCGCGGCCGATCCATTCCAGGGTGGTCAGGGAGTTCTGGGTGGGTTCGGGGATGGTGGAGTCCTCGGCCCGCCAGGAGCCCAGGGTTTTGCCGGTGGGGAAGTTCGCCGAGTGCCGGCGGAGACGCCGGGTGGCGGCGTCGCGGCCGGTGGCCTCCTCAGCGATCAGCAGTCGCAGGACCTCGGCGGGGTCCCAGCGTTGCGCGCGGGCGGTGGCCAGCACGTCGGGAGCGGC
This portion of the Streptomyces mirabilis genome encodes:
- a CDS encoding TetR-like C-terminal domain-containing protein produces the protein MGRPRTNDEAVKERLVECATEMLATRPRESLTVRAVAAAAEASTTAVYSLFGGKDGLIGAVRDRAVAGLFQDLSAVKTSADPLADLYALAVAYRRWGRGHTHLYTVLFGGVQSFDPSGEVGASDPILPLLAAIDRALAASVLVGDATSIALSIWATLHGLVTLELAGALDAATAETAFRSTIHATLRGWATPAVFRSLRQAELAH
- the istB gene encoding IS21-like element helper ATPase IstB, with product MRRMRLPYMRKAAPDVLATARAQRWDPAEVLRLLIAEEATGRDAATRRLRRHSANFPTGKTLGSWRAEDSTIPEPTQNSLTTLEWIGRAENLVIAGPSGTGKSHFTEGLAQAAIESDLRVSWFTLETLSAAIGKSKVDGSTARTVARICRADLIVIDDIGLLPVGEDAAEAFYRIIDAAYERRSIAVSSNIHPSGFDTIMPKTLAGASTDRLMHHAHLVTTTGDSHRLAEALAGKGVVPLN